In a genomic window of Bubalus bubalis isolate 160015118507 breed Murrah chromosome 17, NDDB_SH_1, whole genome shotgun sequence:
- the GP1BB gene encoding platelet glycoprotein Ib beta chain — MGFGLRGALSLLLLLLAPPGRSAAGCPAPCRCAGTRVDCGRRGLTWASLPAVFPPDTTELVLTGNNLTALPPGLLDALPVLRAAHLGANPWRCDCHLVPLRAWLAGRPERELYRDLRCAAPPALRGRLLPYLAEDELRATCPPGALCRGALAAQLLLLVLGLLHALLLALLLCRLRSLRARATRRRPLSEPLAAERATPEPSDWR; from the exons ATGGGCTTCG GGCTGCGCGGGGCGCTgagcctgctgcttctgctgctcgCGCCGCCGGGCCGCTCGGCCGCGGGCTGTCCCGCCCCGTGTCGCTGCGCAGGTACACGCGTGGACTGCGGGCGCCGCGGGCTGACGTGGGCCTCGCTGCCGGCCGTCTTCCCGCCGGACACGACCGAGCTGGTGCTGACCGGCAACAACCTGACGGCGCTGCCGCCCGGGCTGCTGGACGCGCTGCCGGTGCTGCGCGCCGCGCACCTGGGCGCCAACCCTTGGCGCTGCGACTGCCACCTGGTGCCGCTGCGGGCCTGGCTGGCCGGCCGGCCTGAGCGCGAGCTCTACCGCGACCTGCGCTGCGCCGCGCCCCCCGCGCTGCGGGGCCGCCTGCTACCCTACTTGGCGGAGGACGAGCTGCGCGCCACCTGCCCGCCCGGTGCGCTCTGCCGCGGGGCGCTGGCGGCGCAGCTCCTGCTGCTGGTCCTCGGGCTGTTGCACGCGCTGCTGCTGGCGCTGCTGCTGTGCCGCCTGCGGAGCCTGCGCGCCCGCGCCACGCGCCGGAGGCCGCTGAGCGAGCCGCTGGCCGCCGAGCGCGCGACCCCCGAGCCGAGCGACTGGCGCTGA
- the SEPTIN5 gene encoding septin-5 isoform X2, with the protein MSTGLRYKSKLATPEDKQDVDKQYVGFATLPNQVHRKSVKKGFDFTLMVAGESGLGKSTLVHSLFLTDLYKERKLLSAEERISQTVEILKHTVDIEEKGVKLKLTIVDTPGFGDAVNNSECWKPITDYVDQQFEQYFRDESGLNRKNIQDNRVHCCLYFISPFGHGLRPVDVAFMKALHEKVNIVPLIAKADCLVPGEIRKLKERIREEIDRFGIHVYQFPECDSDEDEDFKQQDRELKESAPFAVIGSNTVVEAKGQRVRGRLYPWGIVEVENQAHCDFVKLRNMLIRTHMHDLKDVTCDVHYENYRAHCIQQMTSKLTQDSRMESPIPILPLPTPDAETEKLIRMKDEELRRMQEMLQKMKQQMQDQ; encoded by the exons ATGAGCACAGGCCTGCGGTACAAGAGCAAGCTGGCGACCCCAG AGGACAAGCAG gACGTCGACAAGCAGTACGTGGGCTTCGCCACGCTGCCCAACCAGGTGCACCGCAAGTCTGTGAAGAAGGGCTTCGACTTCACGCTCATGGTGGCCG gggagtcaggcctgggGAAGTCCACACTGGTCCACAGCCTCTTCCTGACCGACCTCTACAAGGAGCGGAAACTGCTGAGTGCCGAGG AACGCATCAGCCAGACAGTTGAGATCCTAAAACACACGGTGGACATTGAAGAGAAGggggtgaagctgaagctcaccATCGTGGACACACCGGGCTTCGGGGACGCCGTCAACAACTCTGAGTG CTGGAAGCCCATCACCGACTATGTGGACCAGCAGTTCGAGCAGTACTTCCGGGACGAGAGCGGCCTCAACCGCAAGAACATCCAGGACAACCGGGTGCACTGCTGCTTGTACTTCATCTCCCCTTTCGGGCACGG GCTGCGGCCGGTGGACGTGGCCTTCATGAAGGCCCTGCACGAGAAGGTGAACATCGTGCCCCTCATCGCCAAGGCCGACTGTCTCGTCCCAGGGGAGATCCGGAAGCTGAAAGAGCGG ATCCGGGAAGAGATCGACAGGTTTGGGATCCACGTGTACCAGTTTCCTGAGTGCGACTCGGACGAGGATGAGGACTTCAAGCAGCAGGACCGGGAACTGAAG GAGAGCGCACCCTTCGCTGTTATCGGCAGCAACACGGTGGTGGAGGCCAAGGGGCAGCGGGTCCGGGGGCGCCTGTACCCCTGGGGGATCGTGGAGG TGGAGAACCAGGCGCACTGCGACTTCGTGAAGCTTCGCAACATGCTAATCCGCACGCACATGCATGACCTCAAGGACGTGACCTGCGACGTGCACTACGAGAACTACCGCGCGCACTGCATCCAGCAGATGACCAG CAAGCTGACGCAGGACAGCCGCATGGAGAGCCCCATACCCATCCTGCCACTGCCCACGCCCGACGCTGAGACTGAAAAGCTCATCCGGATGAAAGATGAGGAG ctaaGGCGGATGCAAGAGATGCTGCAGAAAATGAAGCAGCAGATGCAGGACCAGTGA
- the SEPTIN5 gene encoding septin-5 isoform X1, translating to MDSLAAPQDRLLEPLLSPRTQAQRRLKDVDKQYVGFATLPNQVHRKSVKKGFDFTLMVAGESGLGKSTLVHSLFLTDLYKERKLLSAEERISQTVEILKHTVDIEEKGVKLKLTIVDTPGFGDAVNNSECWKPITDYVDQQFEQYFRDESGLNRKNIQDNRVHCCLYFISPFGHGLRPVDVAFMKALHEKVNIVPLIAKADCLVPGEIRKLKERIREEIDRFGIHVYQFPECDSDEDEDFKQQDRELKESAPFAVIGSNTVVEAKGQRVRGRLYPWGIVEVENQAHCDFVKLRNMLIRTHMHDLKDVTCDVHYENYRAHCIQQMTSKLTQDSRMESPIPILPLPTPDAETEKLIRMKDEELRRMQEMLQKMKQQMQDQ from the exons ATGGACTCGCTGGCAGCGCCCCAGGACCGCCTGCTGGAGCCGCTGCTCTCGCCGCGGACCCAGGCCCAGAGGCGGCTCAAG gACGTCGACAAGCAGTACGTGGGCTTCGCCACGCTGCCCAACCAGGTGCACCGCAAGTCTGTGAAGAAGGGCTTCGACTTCACGCTCATGGTGGCCG gggagtcaggcctgggGAAGTCCACACTGGTCCACAGCCTCTTCCTGACCGACCTCTACAAGGAGCGGAAACTGCTGAGTGCCGAGG AACGCATCAGCCAGACAGTTGAGATCCTAAAACACACGGTGGACATTGAAGAGAAGggggtgaagctgaagctcaccATCGTGGACACACCGGGCTTCGGGGACGCCGTCAACAACTCTGAGTG CTGGAAGCCCATCACCGACTATGTGGACCAGCAGTTCGAGCAGTACTTCCGGGACGAGAGCGGCCTCAACCGCAAGAACATCCAGGACAACCGGGTGCACTGCTGCTTGTACTTCATCTCCCCTTTCGGGCACGG GCTGCGGCCGGTGGACGTGGCCTTCATGAAGGCCCTGCACGAGAAGGTGAACATCGTGCCCCTCATCGCCAAGGCCGACTGTCTCGTCCCAGGGGAGATCCGGAAGCTGAAAGAGCGG ATCCGGGAAGAGATCGACAGGTTTGGGATCCACGTGTACCAGTTTCCTGAGTGCGACTCGGACGAGGATGAGGACTTCAAGCAGCAGGACCGGGAACTGAAG GAGAGCGCACCCTTCGCTGTTATCGGCAGCAACACGGTGGTGGAGGCCAAGGGGCAGCGGGTCCGGGGGCGCCTGTACCCCTGGGGGATCGTGGAGG TGGAGAACCAGGCGCACTGCGACTTCGTGAAGCTTCGCAACATGCTAATCCGCACGCACATGCATGACCTCAAGGACGTGACCTGCGACGTGCACTACGAGAACTACCGCGCGCACTGCATCCAGCAGATGACCAG CAAGCTGACGCAGGACAGCCGCATGGAGAGCCCCATACCCATCCTGCCACTGCCCACGCCCGACGCTGAGACTGAAAAGCTCATCCGGATGAAAGATGAGGAG ctaaGGCGGATGCAAGAGATGCTGCAGAAAATGAAGCAGCAGATGCAGGACCAGTGA